A window of Novosphingobium terrae contains these coding sequences:
- a CDS encoding TonB-dependent receptor produces the protein MRLFSGLSALAVAALLAQPAMAQDAPAPQQAPQPGIQDIIVTANKREENINKVGLSITAVSGNELKERKIVSLSDLASVVPGLSFAPSGNNTPIFTLRGVGFNESSLGVYPAVSVYVDQAPLPFPVMASHAAFDLERVEVLKGPQGTLFGENATGGAINYIAAKPTKSLQAGGDISYGRFNSIDANAYISGPLTDTLGFRVAATGSHMDDWQYSISRPGDTNGHVSYAAGRLLLDWKPTSAARFELSVNGYKDTSQPQAQQLILLNPQSKASPALISKILASPFAPNNARAANWVDQAIDPATGVVNADGSTTPGTATTSDFRPFSNRTFWQIALRGDIDVTNDVTLTSMTSYDHFDQRQRVSSDGNDIVSFDLQRSDGMIRTFNQELRLANSGHGPLKWIVGGNFERTVTDENQLLRIFDNTADNANNLYINGSAVDNHQSITNWAIFGNAEYKLIDRLTLIGGVRYTDSHNSANVCGSSIPGGNDDKLFNLLGSLSGQSFTPINYAGCYTLNAINVPIPKGVTVLSPYGPGPLGVPGEPFIAKLNESNVSWKAGINFQMTPRALLYGTVSKGYKSGSFPSLAAATMTPLLPVTQESVLAYELGAKLQSSDRKISLNSAAFYYDYRNKQVRGKLLDPIFGDLEAEVNVPKSRIWGLEADLTVREIPEVTITGGVTYLNSRVLTYNGVDAVGNANQNFAGDPLPFTPKWSGSVDIGWRHELGNDAAIFAGTTVTARTKTDAVFNAENITTSRIQANNPLYLAGVGYAAAAPGVTQPFVIAGYATVDARAGYESGHGWRVMVWAKNIFNKYYWTNVISSTDSAARLAGMPATYGVTFGFTFK, from the coding sequence ATGAGGCTTTTTTCCGGACTTTCCGCGCTTGCCGTCGCAGCGCTGCTGGCGCAGCCCGCCATGGCGCAGGATGCCCCCGCGCCGCAGCAGGCGCCGCAACCGGGCATTCAGGACATCATCGTCACCGCCAACAAGCGTGAGGAAAACATCAACAAGGTCGGCCTGTCGATCACGGCGGTCTCGGGCAATGAGCTGAAAGAGCGCAAGATCGTCTCGCTCTCGGATCTGGCCTCTGTGGTGCCGGGCCTGTCCTTCGCGCCCTCCGGCAACAACACGCCGATCTTCACCCTGCGCGGCGTGGGCTTCAACGAAAGCTCGCTGGGCGTCTATCCCGCCGTCAGCGTCTATGTCGATCAGGCCCCGCTGCCCTTCCCGGTGATGGCCAGCCATGCCGCCTTCGACCTTGAGCGCGTCGAGGTCCTCAAAGGCCCGCAGGGCACGCTGTTCGGCGAGAATGCCACGGGCGGCGCGATCAACTACATCGCCGCCAAGCCGACCAAATCACTACAGGCCGGGGGCGACATCAGCTATGGCCGCTTCAATTCGATCGACGCCAACGCATATATCAGCGGCCCTCTGACCGACACGCTGGGCTTCCGCGTTGCCGCCACCGGCTCGCATATGGATGACTGGCAATACAGCATCTCGCGCCCGGGCGACACCAACGGCCATGTGTCCTATGCCGCCGGGCGCTTGCTGCTCGACTGGAAGCCGACCTCAGCGGCGCGGTTCGAACTGTCGGTCAATGGCTATAAGGACACCTCGCAGCCTCAGGCGCAGCAGCTGATCCTGCTCAATCCGCAAAGCAAGGCGTCCCCGGCGCTGATCTCGAAAATTCTGGCCTCGCCCTTCGCACCCAACAATGCAAGGGCGGCCAATTGGGTCGATCAGGCGATCGATCCTGCCACCGGCGTGGTGAATGCCGATGGCTCGACCACGCCGGGTACCGCCACCACCAGCGACTTCCGCCCTTTCAGCAACCGCACCTTCTGGCAGATCGCACTGCGCGGCGACATCGATGTGACCAATGATGTCACGCTGACCAGCATGACCTCCTACGATCACTTCGACCAGCGCCAGCGTGTCAGCAGCGATGGCAATGATATCGTCAGCTTCGACCTTCAGCGCAGCGACGGCATGATCCGCACCTTCAACCAGGAGCTGCGGCTGGCCAATTCGGGCCATGGCCCGCTGAAGTGGATCGTGGGCGGCAATTTCGAACGCACCGTCACCGATGAAAACCAGTTGCTGCGCATCTTCGACAACACCGCCGACAATGCCAACAATCTCTACATCAACGGCAGCGCGGTCGACAATCACCAGAGCATCACCAACTGGGCGATTTTCGGCAATGCCGAATACAAGCTGATCGACCGGCTGACGCTGATCGGCGGGGTGCGCTATACGGATTCGCACAACAGCGCCAATGTCTGCGGCAGCAGCATCCCGGGCGGCAATGACGACAAGCTGTTCAACCTGCTGGGCAGCCTTTCGGGCCAGAGCTTCACGCCGATCAACTACGCCGGCTGCTACACGCTCAATGCGATCAACGTGCCGATCCCCAAGGGCGTGACCGTGCTGTCACCCTATGGTCCCGGGCCGCTGGGCGTGCCGGGTGAGCCCTTCATCGCCAAGCTGAACGAGAGCAATGTCTCGTGGAAGGCAGGCATCAACTTCCAGATGACGCCGCGCGCGCTGCTCTATGGCACGGTGTCGAAGGGTTACAAGAGCGGCAGCTTCCCCAGCCTGGCCGCCGCCACGATGACGCCGCTGCTGCCTGTGACGCAGGAATCGGTGCTGGCCTATGAGCTGGGCGCCAAGCTGCAATCCTCCGATCGCAAGATCAGCCTGAACAGCGCCGCTTTCTACTATGATTATCGCAACAAGCAGGTGCGCGGCAAGCTGCTGGACCCGATCTTCGGCGACCTTGAGGCCGAGGTGAATGTGCCCAAATCGCGCATCTGGGGCCTGGAAGCCGATTTGACCGTGCGGGAGATTCCCGAAGTCACCATCACCGGCGGGGTCACTTACCTCAACTCAAGGGTGCTGACCTACAATGGCGTCGACGCGGTGGGCAATGCCAACCAGAACTTCGCGGGCGATCCCCTGCCCTTCACGCCGAAATGGTCGGGCAGCGTCGACATCGGCTGGCGCCACGAATTGGGCAATGATGCCGCGATCTTCGCCGGCACCACGGTGACCGCGCGCACCAAGACCGATGCCGTCTTCAATGCCGAGAACATCACCACCAGCCGGATTCAGGCCAACAACCCGCTCTATCTGGCCGGGGTCGGCTATGCCGCCGCCGCGCCCGGGGTGACCCAGCCCTTCGTGATCGCCGGCTATGCCACGGTCGATGCGCGGGCGGGGTATGAGTCCGGCCATGGCTGGCGCGTGATGGTCTGGGCCAAGAACATCTTCAACAAATACTATTGGACCAATGTGATCAGCTCGACCGACAGCGCCGCCCGTCTGGCCGGCATGCCCGCCACCTATGGCGTGACCTTCGGCTTCACCTTCAAGTGA
- a CDS encoding aldehyde dehydrogenase family protein translates to MLIGADRVAAQDGRTIAVEDPATGTIFAHVPAGGAAEVDRAVSAARKAFESAAWSRMRPLDRAKIIETIARKIEENAAELALLESYDNGKAVHHALAVDVPAAVDIFRYMAGWCSKISGQVNPISADGRQYHSYSLREPIGVVGQIVPWNYPLAMAAWKIATALAAGCTVVLKPSEVTPLTALRLAELALEAGLPEGVLNIVTGYGHEAGQALVEHPGVDKIAFTGSTRVGKQIVQTAARDLKRVTLELGGKSPSLIFADADLDKAAIGAALAIFFNSGQVCLAASRLYVERSVFDRVVEGVAAAARTFKLGHGRDPDTMLGPLVSRAQQERVLDYIAQGRASGAEVVTGGGTGPQEGYFVEPTIFANPDPLASIVREEIFGPVLVATPFDDAEEVIKAANDTRYGLAANIWTRDLSRAHLTARRLQAGTVWINTHGMNDPSAPFGGVKESGWGREVGEEGVLAYTETKTVTALLGD, encoded by the coding sequence ATGCTGATCGGCGCCGATCGCGTCGCCGCGCAGGATGGCCGCACCATCGCCGTCGAGGACCCTGCCACCGGCACGATCTTCGCCCATGTTCCCGCCGGCGGCGCGGCGGAGGTCGACCGTGCCGTCAGCGCCGCGCGCAAGGCGTTCGAAAGCGCGGCCTGGTCGCGCATGCGCCCGCTTGATCGCGCGAAGATCATCGAGACCATCGCCCGCAAGATCGAGGAAAATGCGGCGGAACTGGCGCTGCTGGAAAGCTATGACAATGGCAAGGCGGTGCATCACGCATTGGCGGTGGACGTGCCCGCGGCGGTCGACATCTTCCGCTATATGGCGGGCTGGTGTTCGAAGATCAGCGGGCAGGTCAATCCGATTTCGGCCGACGGGCGGCAGTATCACTCCTATTCGCTGCGCGAGCCGATTGGCGTGGTCGGCCAGATCGTGCCCTGGAACTATCCGCTAGCCATGGCCGCATGGAAAATCGCCACGGCGCTGGCGGCGGGCTGCACCGTGGTGCTCAAGCCCTCTGAGGTGACGCCGCTCACCGCCCTGCGGCTGGCTGAACTGGCGCTGGAAGCGGGCCTGCCCGAGGGCGTGCTCAACATCGTCACCGGCTATGGGCATGAGGCGGGGCAGGCGCTGGTCGAACACCCCGGCGTGGACAAGATCGCCTTCACCGGATCGACGCGCGTGGGCAAGCAGATCGTCCAGACCGCAGCGCGCGATCTGAAGCGGGTGACGCTGGAGCTGGGCGGCAAATCACCCTCGCTGATCTTTGCCGATGCCGATCTCGACAAGGCGGCGATCGGCGCGGCGCTGGCGATCTTCTTCAATTCGGGGCAGGTCTGCCTTGCCGCCTCGCGCCTTTATGTCGAACGTTCGGTCTTCGACCGCGTGGTGGAGGGCGTCGCGGCGGCGGCCAGGACCTTCAAGCTGGGCCATGGCCGCGATCCCGATACAATGCTGGGGCCGCTGGTGTCCCGCGCGCAGCAGGAACGCGTGCTGGACTATATCGCGCAAGGGCGCGCCAGCGGCGCCGAGGTGGTGACCGGCGGCGGCACGGGGCCGCAGGAAGGCTATTTCGTCGAGCCGACGATCTTCGCCAATCCCGATCCGCTGGCCTCTATCGTCCGCGAGGAGATTTTCGGCCCGGTGCTGGTCGCCACGCCCTTTGACGATGCCGAGGAGGTGATCAAGGCCGCCAATGATACGCGCTATGGCCTGGCCGCCAACATCTGGACCCGCGATCTGTCGCGCGCCCATCTGACCGCCCGGCGGCTTCAGGCGGGCACCGTCTGGATCAACACCCATGGCATGAACGATCCTTCCGCGCCGTTCGGCGGGGTCAAGGAATCGGGCTGGGGCCGCGAAGTGGGCGAGGAAGGCGTGCTGGCCTACACCGAGACCAAAACGGTGACCGCCCTGCTGGGCGATTGA